In Culicoidibacter larvae, a single genomic region encodes these proteins:
- a CDS encoding InlB B-repeat-containing protein: MVTFDNEGAATTASVAYNALVTEPTAPVKIGYTFNGWYTAASGGTKWDFTTGTMPASDMTLHAQYTINSYLITFNNQDTITTELLTYDSTITEPATPTKAGYTFTGWFTQASGGTQWNFATDKVPATNVTLYAQFSADNQTITFNVNGGDAASKPANIVQATDSAVNLDAVTVPTKPGYNFIGWFDAGDVQHSGTITMPVGGLDLIAHWTAAQQVISFNTAGGSGVNSITAVTDSTIDLDTISTTRAGYQFDGWFIGNTEYSGIITVPVGGLTFTAHWTALDQTITFDTDGAGTIVAITAPTDSNIDLTTIAAPSKFAYKFLGWFDANGVKYSGTIAMPAGGLQLQAHWQDLIAEGIWSIKANNIELSMSELNQFIDNGTLEQEVLNRANAIAWDGDQNVELSPLRVDTTTLLANVVVGNQLVTISYLNPNASVAAFATTNAEQGLVTTITVSVTDDTKTPGLPVTGQNILLAMLSGVIMTIVAALLLLVNKRRKTD, from the coding sequence ATAGTAACTTTTGATAATGAGGGAGCCGCTACAACAGCGTCAGTTGCTTATAATGCTTTAGTTACTGAGCCAACTGCACCAGTAAAAATTGGCTACACATTTAACGGTTGGTACACCGCGGCAAGCGGCGGTACCAAATGGGATTTCACCACTGGAACAATGCCAGCAAGTGATATGACCTTACATGCTCAATATACAATTAACAGCTATTTAATTACCTTTAATAACCAAGACACAATTACAACTGAATTATTGACATATGATAGTACAATTACTGAGCCGGCAACACCAACTAAAGCTGGATATACGTTTACCGGATGGTTTACGCAGGCAAGTGGTGGAACACAATGGAATTTTGCTACTGACAAAGTTCCGGCAACAAATGTTACGCTCTATGCGCAATTTAGTGCCGATAATCAAACGATTACCTTCAATGTAAACGGCGGCGATGCAGCAAGCAAGCCGGCAAATATTGTGCAAGCGACTGATAGTGCAGTAAATCTGGACGCAGTTACGGTACCAACAAAACCGGGTTACAACTTCATTGGCTGGTTTGATGCCGGCGATGTACAACATAGTGGTACAATTACTATGCCAGTTGGCGGACTTGATTTAATCGCTCATTGGACAGCAGCACAACAAGTAATCAGTTTTAATACAGCTGGCGGCAGTGGTGTTAATTCAATAACTGCAGTTACTGATAGTACCATTGATCTGGATACTATAAGTACAACTCGTGCCGGTTACCAGTTTGACGGCTGGTTTATTGGTAACACAGAATACAGCGGCATTATTACGGTACCAGTAGGTGGGCTAACATTCACTGCTCACTGGACTGCACTTGACCAAACCATCACTTTTGATACTGATGGAGCAGGAACAATTGTAGCGATAACAGCGCCAACCGATAGCAATATTGATCTTACAACAATTGCCGCACCGAGCAAGTTCGCCTATAAATTCTTAGGTTGGTTTGATGCGAATGGAGTGAAATACTCAGGAACAATCGCAATGCCAGCAGGCGGATTGCAATTGCAAGCGCATTGGCAGGATCTGATTGCTGAGGGCATTTGGAGTATCAAGGCAAATAATATTGAATTATCAATGAGTGAACTCAATCAATTTATTGATAACGGTACATTAGAACAAGAAGTATTAAATCGGGCAAATGCAATTGCCTGGGACGGCGACCAAAATGTTGAACTATCACCGTTACGTGTAGATACAACAACATTATTGGCGAATGTGGTTGTTGGTAATCAGCTCGTTACTATCAGCTACCTTAATCCGAATGCTTCAGTTGCAGCTTTTGCAACAACTAATGCTGAACAGGGACTTGTAACAACAATTACTGTAAGTGTTACTGATGACACAAAAACACCAGGATTGCCAGTTACCGGACAAAATATATTGCTGGCGATGCTAAGCGGTGTAATTATGACGATTGTGGCAGCCTTACTATTATTAGTGAACAAACGTCGCAAAACTGATTAG
- a CDS encoding PTS sugar transporter subunit IIC, with product MKGAISMIDRITEFLVPIASKMTAQRHLAAIREAFIGLMPLIIIGSFMVLINNVVLSNDPGGLFGPGSPLANTLDLTQFKEIGVSVWAATLNILALLVAYGIGYKLAQNSGMDGFLPGFVSLASVVAVMPVTTALQIAEIGSVDVSVFNGAFTSASGMFVSIIVGLLASELLIRLMKSGKLEIKMPEEVPPAVAKSFLILLPAAFVILLFAILAFILKSFFAMNIYEIINAVIQAPLQSLFQGLPGITLIMFVQNLLWAFGIHGSSIMSPFTEPVLLEAITQNAAAVTAGLQPTNIVTGPFINAYTIIGGGGCTISLLIAVFIFSKRADYKAIAKLSIVPSFFNINEPVMFGMPIVLNPILMIPVVLVPTINLIIAYFATALGLVGYTYVIVPWTTPPVLSAFLAAGGDWRSAVLAFLLIVIGTAVYLPFVLIANRTLVVQDEVDA from the coding sequence ATGAAAGGAGCGATTTCAATGATTGATCGCATTACAGAATTTTTGGTTCCGATTGCTTCGAAGATGACTGCACAACGTCATTTGGCGGCAATTCGGGAAGCATTTATAGGTTTGATGCCGCTGATTATTATTGGTTCATTTATGGTACTGATTAATAATGTGGTGTTAAGTAATGATCCGGGTGGGTTGTTTGGGCCGGGAAGTCCATTAGCAAACACTTTGGATTTAACCCAGTTTAAAGAGATTGGTGTTAGTGTTTGGGCAGCAACGCTGAATATTTTGGCATTGTTGGTGGCTTATGGTATTGGGTATAAGTTGGCACAAAATTCTGGTATGGATGGTTTCTTGCCTGGATTTGTGAGCTTGGCTTCAGTGGTAGCGGTGATGCCGGTTACGACTGCGTTACAGATTGCTGAAATTGGTAGTGTTGATGTGAGTGTATTTAATGGTGCATTTACTTCAGCATCAGGTATGTTTGTGTCAATTATTGTCGGACTTCTGGCTTCTGAGTTATTGATACGTTTAATGAAGAGTGGTAAACTTGAAATTAAGATGCCTGAGGAAGTTCCGCCAGCAGTGGCAAAATCATTTCTAATTCTTTTGCCGGCTGCATTTGTAATTTTATTGTTTGCAATTTTAGCATTTATTTTAAAATCATTCTTTGCAATGAATATTTATGAGATTATCAATGCTGTGATTCAGGCACCATTACAAAGTTTGTTCCAAGGATTACCGGGGATTACTTTGATTATGTTTGTACAAAACTTACTATGGGCATTCGGGATTCACGGAAGCTCAATTATGTCGCCATTTACTGAGCCGGTATTATTGGAAGCTATTACTCAAAATGCAGCAGCAGTTACTGCTGGTTTGCAACCAACAAATATTGTTACCGGACCTTTCATCAATGCATACACAATTATTGGCGGTGGTGGCTGTACCATCAGTTTATTGATTGCTGTATTTATCTTCTCAAAACGGGCAGATTACAAAGCAATTGCTAAGCTCTCAATTGTACCAAGTTTCTTCAATATTAATGAGCCGGTTATGTTTGGGATGCCTATTGTCTTGAATCCGATTTTGATGATTCCGGTTGTCTTGGTACCAACAATAAATCTGATTATTGCTTATTTTGCAACTGCACTTGGTTTGGTTGGCTATACTTACGTTATTGTACCTTGGACAACGCCACCGGTATTATCGGCATTCTTAGCGGCCGGTGGTGACTGGCGTTCAGCAGTATTGGCATTCTTGTTGATTGTTATTGGAACTGCAGTTTACTTGCCGTTCGTATTAATTGCCAACCGGACGTTGGTTGTTCAGGATGAAGTTGACGCATAA